The Phoenix dactylifera cultivar Barhee BC4 unplaced genomic scaffold, palm_55x_up_171113_PBpolish2nd_filt_p 000818F, whole genome shotgun sequence nucleotide sequence GGAGAAAGGAGAGACAAGAATTTACCCACTCCTCCCCAATGTGGGGCCAAATTGAGTAACAGGCTACGAAAAGGTTATCTTGCATTACCAACTATAATATTAAGTTCTCAAGAACTTGTGAGAGTGGCACCTATAAAAGTGATGTCCTATGGACCTTGGAGGCAACTGCGAATGATGGAACCAGTGTTTTAGAATGTGGTGCATACTACTGCATATGCAGTCCCTTAACCACACCACATTGCATACATGCAGTTAGACTGCATATAGACCAAAAAGGTGGTCCACATAACATTATGTTGCCACATATATGGCCTACTTAGTATTGTTCTATTGCATATGGGAGCTCGCTTAGCATTCTAGAGCCAAAATTTACAGCTACTCTTGTGTGGCCCCATGCAGGGAAAGCGAGTTCAAGTTAACAGTTAGGTTTGATGTAGGTTTCCACTGAGCCTGATCTAGATATTAATAATTACGTTATAATTATTACTATAAGGTATTAAGTACTAAGCAATAAGCACTAATTAATAGTAATCATTGTTATTGATATTGTTGTTTCTCCATCCAAACAATTACTACCATTATTGTCATTATTGcatttaatatattatacttATTTTTAGATAGCTAAAGCATAGTATCACATACGCACCCGCATATGCAATCCGCATACTGCATATGTGCTATGTGGTCCCCTGACCACCTGCATAATGAAACCACCATTTAAAACACTTGATGGAATGGTTACTAATGGCaactttaaatcaaaatttggcaatGGCAAGCTTTTTTCCATCACAAGATACCCCTCGACTTCCCCATACCTTTTGATAGAAAGGATTTCCATTTCAAAAAATGTCACAAACATaccttttaacaaaaaaagaaaaaaaaagaaaatagtgaAACATTGACCTCAATGCCTCACGTTTTCAATTTCCAATCTGCCTATGAGTAAAACAAATGCCTAACTAGATGTCGAACTAACACCTACAACATTTGATATTTAATGGATATGATCAATTGGACAGCCAAATGAATCTCTAACTGTCCCATTCTTCTCCCTATATCTCTCCAACAATGATAACTGCGGCAGCATCTATATCCCTTCACTCTACCACCTTCAACCTAAATCTTCTACCCAAATATCCACACTCTCACCAAGAATTTCAACATATCTCTTTTGCCTCTAGGCCCTAACTTCAATTGCATCTTTGTTCTCTCTATATTGGATCGAAGCCCCAAGGACAACAAACACTCAATATGGTAGAGTGGTAGCATCCTATATCTCTAccagtaaaaaagaaaaaagggaaaaaatgttGAAGAAGGGATATTCCAATACTTCAAGGGGACAAaacctacaaaaacttttaaGCTGATTTCATTAAATTGATTACTTATATAGACAGCCCCTAGGGAACTACACATTTATGGGAAATGATTTGGGGTGCAAGTTAGTGCACATAAGGAGTTATAGAAGCCCACATACTGCCAGCTTCCCACTTAGCATTCAAATAACCACATGTACTGCACCAATTGCAAGATTTACACCAATCCTCTTGTGCTGCATGGAATAGGGAACTTCTCACATGCACAAAGCATGTGTCCTATACCATCATTGCATATTTATATATTCATAATTACTCATCCTACAAGAATAAGGAATGCAAAATGGAAAAACAGTACTCATGAAATAGTTTGGCAATCCATGACTCTTCAACTTACTAGAAAAGGAGAAATGAAATAAGAAACATATGATGGCCAATCCAAAATGGATTTAGACTCTCCCTATAACTGAACTTCTACCACAACTAAACCTAAATTAGGAAATCAGAATAATGTATGTATCAAGGTGCCACCAATTTAGTGGCTTGATAAGATTTCCATCATCTAGACATTCAACTTGCCATCGTCCAAGGTTTTAAAGACCGTGGGAAGGGGGATGCCCGGTTTTCCCATAGAATTTCCATGAAATGGGATGGCCGGCATCTCGATATTCAGATGGTGGATGTTCTTTCTCAACACTCAGGAGTCAGGACAGTGCCCCACATTCAAGATGGTGGGACGCCCCACCATCCCACCAGTATCTAAAACCTTGGCATCCTCCTTCCGCTACAACCTTGCTAATTCAGCTGGTCCTCCACTTGGAAGAGCTTCAAAGCCAACATCTGGTTGCAAGACTAGAGAGAAGAAAGGTGAGAGATGAAGACATGGAGGAATTAAGGCAAAAATCCAGAAAATAAATAATTGAGCTGAGGCGAGCTGAGCTTGAGGTGGCTCGAAATTAAATGAGCTAAGATCAAGCTCATTGAACATGCTCATATTAGACTCATGTACCCCCTACAACTTAGCAGGACCTTAATTCCCTCCTTTAAGGGGGTGCAGAGAGAAACAGCATAAGGAAGTAATTAAAACACCATAAAACATCTATGAAGAGCATAAATAAATATCCAGTACAGCATTTGTCAAAGTAATCATGAAGAATAGGGAATCTGCAAACTGAAATCATCTCCATATTAAACTTATTAAGAAGCATCAAGGACTATGAATACAGACTCTTGATGCTTCCTAAGAACGGAAAGATTGATAAATAACAGCCAAGTACTTATTGCCCCCATTGCTCATATGTCTGGCTGCATAATTGAACCTGATAAAGAGCCGGTGGAATGACAAGAAGTTTGAGGCTCATTCAAAAATGAACTGTATATAGGTTCATTTCAATTAAAATAGGGATTGCAATACAAGCATATGTTGGATCCATAAAGAAAGTTGTTCTTCTTGCATCCCCAATTGCGTTCATATCTATAACATCTTAATACAATATTAACATAGAATCCAAAAGCAGAGAAGCAGACATACCGACCATCCACCATGCTTCGATTCAACTGTCACAGCCCTACTGCTGCTTCATCCTCCTTGAAATGCGATCATAGGCATCCTCCTTTCCTGCCTTGTAGAAGGCACTCTTCAGTCCCTCCATTGTGGACGAGCGCAGCACAATCCCCCTGTCAATCATATCCTCAGCATGCCTTCTCACCTCACTCAACCTGCCCAAGTCCCTTAGCCCGACGAGCAGCTCATCAGCACACTCCTCGTCCAGTTGCGTGCATTCCTCCACCATGCAGTTCCACACCTCGATTGCAGCAGACGGGTCGTACTTGTCAAAAAACATCTTGATGGCGGCAGCGCAGTTGGTCAGCGACGGCAGCTGCTCGTTCTTCCTCATCTCGGCGAGGAACCTCTCGGCCTCATGGGCCATCTTATTCCTGATCAAAGACTCAAAAATAGTGTTGTAGGTGAGAGAATCGGGGAAGACACCAAGGAAGGGCATATCGTCAAGCAACCGGTAGGCGGAGTTGATGTCGCCATTGTTAGCAAGGAGGGCGATCATGGCGTTGTACATGGAGAGGTTGGGAACAAGGCCGCTGTCACCGACCATGATGTCCCAGAGGGCGAGGGCGCTGGCGTGGTTATTCTGTTTGATGAGGATGTCAAGGGCGTTGGCGAAAAACTTGAGGCTGGGGAGGCAGTTTTTGGCCTTCATGACCTTGAGGAACTTGACGGCCTCCTCGGCCTGTGCGCCGCGGACGAGGGTGGCCAGGAATGCGTCGTAGGCCGACATGTTACCGGTGTTCCAGCCGACGCGGACGACCATCTCGCCGAAAGTGCTCTTGGCGCGGGCGACGTTGCCCTCCTTCTCCCAGCCCTCGAGGAGGATGGCGAAGGAGTCGGCGTCGGGGGCTATGCGAGACTTGACGCGGTCGAGGAAGTCGGCGGCGTCGGCGGTGCGGCCGTCTTGGCGGCAGATGGCGGAGATGACGGAATTGACGGCAACGATGTCGGGGGGGACGGCATAGCGGTCCATGACATCGAAGGTCATGACGGCCTCCTTGATGCGGCCTGCGGAGCAGTAGGCGGAGAATGCGGACGCGAAGGTGGCGAGGGAGAGGGCGCCCTCCTGCTTCATGGAGCGGATGGCGTCCCACATGGCGTCGAAAAGGCCGTTCTTGCCAAGGATGTCGACCATGAGGTTCCAAGCGTAGGAAGAGTGGCGGAGGGAGAGGCCGGACCACCGGAAGAACTTGATGGCGGCGCCGGCGTTGGAGTAGGAACGGCGGAGGACGGCCTCCACGAGCTCGGGGAGGGGGGCGATGCCGGAGGCCGTGAGGACGGCCTCCACCTCGCCCAGGGACACGCGGGAGAGGATCGCGCAGAAGGTGTGAACTCGGGAGTCCACGATATCCTCCGCCGGTGGGGTATCCACGGGGGGCAGCATAGCCTTCGCCGACGCCGCGGCGGCGGAGGAAGTGTTCCTAGGGATTTCAGCGGACTTCGCCGCGATCATTCCAGTCTAGGGTTCCCGCGGCCGGGAAGGGAGGAAGGAAGGGAGAGTCGGAGGAGAATTAGTAAGAAGACGCAGGCTACCGCtcaaaccaaaaaaagaaaaaaagacgaCCACCAGGCCTAGAAGTGGAACCCGCTCCAGTCGCATTAAGGAACACCGGAGCACGGAGGGTCGTTTTAAGCCGACCGACACCATCGCATTTCCGATACACGTGAGAATGAGAGAAACCAAGGACCGCTGCGGAATATCTTACCGAAGCCacagatttttgtttttttttttttccgcctAACCATGTTATTGTTTGAAAGAAGCTAGAGAACGTCGAGGAGAATAAAATTTGGATTGATGGGATGGAAACAACTTATTATGTTCACTCCAGATATAACAGTAGTACTTGCACAAATAAAATTctctctaccaaaaaaaaaaaaaaaatcctatctGTTATATAGTTTTCACATTCAAATTCAAGAATTGGCACGAAGTAGGAGAAATAAAGAATGAGACAAGCGATGAGATTCGATCACTACTTAAAATTCATTAATCCAAACTCAAGAATCATCCGATCAATAGGGTTCATGGTTAGGTCTCTCATTAGACCTCTCACATTCGTGTAAACAATTCATTAGAAAACCCGAAGATCTAACTTAATGACAGCCATGTTTCTGAGCATATCAAGGATCTAACTCAATCAAATTTACAGAGTTATCGCTATGAAAAGATGTTCCACATATATTGCACGCACTTAAATTTACATAATTAGTATTCAATACtctatatttctatttttaaattAGTTTATCCTAATTTGTTATTAtagtatatttttatttttcctaaagttTGTGaatgtaaatatatttatatttatgttgaatatgaatatatatatatatatatatatatgttactatatatttatattaaatccaagtgctatattatattatattatagtgatAAAGTTTATGTTTATAAAGTTTATGTTATTTGCTCCCTATGTATGGGCTTACAGCATTCTCGTCCCTAAGGTACAACAACCCTACTTAACCCAATCTTTCTCTAACGAGCACAATTGCTGGGGAGGCTTGACCCAAACAACTCTTTCATAtgcacaaaaattaaaaataaaaaacaaaaaacagaaagttgaagAGTGGAAAGATTCTCTGTCTGTGGAAGAAACTCTCGAGAAATATAGCACCAATGAGTGTGAGCAAGAGATTAGATTATGTTGGATTAATTTTGGATGTTGGATCCAGAGCCTATTTATAGAATCTAATAGGATGATCGAGAAAATGTGACTGTTTCTAAAGATATGTAATATTTCGAAAACACTGTATATTTTCggaaaacaatattttcttctGAAGAGTTACAGCACTTCTGAAAGAGACGTCCGACAATCGAGAAGATGCGATGGTTTCTTAACGATACATAATATACCATATCTTTTCAGAAACCAACATTTGTTTGGAAGAGTGGTAACTCTTCTGAAAGAGGCGTacgacaaaaaaaatattttaaagcattTAGACCAactaaaattttgaagataagaaaaaaattaaatcttattaaaATTTAAACTCTAACACTTACCCTACATCTCCAAGAACTCTAGCCTTATCTAATTATTGAAGTTTATCCAACAGttccaagaataaaaaaaattttcctgTGCATCTATATTTCCATATaccctcttttctttctcatacgatgattttattttttcctcttaTCCGCACCAAGTAGATTGGTTATATAAATAATACATGCAAAATTCTTGTCTCATATAATTCTCATTATGTTTGGATCCTTTCCACTTCGTGCTTGAACTGACAAAGTCCAGTTCATATATCACAACCATCAATGCATCGTATAGGCTCCTTGAAATGCATGGCCTGTAGTCCCCATATACTACATGGGGCCATGCAGTGCTCATGCGATCATAAGATATCGAGAACCTTGAGGTTGGCCAAAGCTCAGCCCGACCCAACTTTGTAATGGTCAAGCCTGGGCATGGTTTGGCTCGACCTGATCAATCCGAAGGCATAGGTCGATTCCTTTAGACCCGAGGGTGGGAGGAGCTTAGGAAAGCAACGGCAGTGCCGCCATAGCTAAgtcgagagggagaggaggaggagcacAGATTCTTCATTGCATTAaggggagagaggagggagggtggGGGAGAGGAGGACCGGGGTGTCTCGTGTAGCAGCAGGAAAAGGGGGGAAGAGGGGGTCAATAAGAAGGTGAGATGATGGGGAGGAgagaaggaaaggaggaagaggagaagagggtgGGGGCTCTCTAATAGCAgcaacaagagagagaaatagggAGTCAACTAGAGGTTGGGTAGCTAAGGGGGGAGAAGACAAGGAATGGAGGAGGAGGTGTAGGAGCAGTAGGTGGGGACTCAAGCAAAGGTGAAGTTGGACCACATCAAGGAGGAACAAAAGAACCAACGGGATATATTAGAAAGGGTATTTTGCATACctcaaaatattgaaatttgcatgaatacccttccaaaattaatatttgcatgtatatacttataaaatatttttataagtatatatatatatatatatatatatatatatatatatatatatatatatatatatatatattatctatACCCATGCCATCTAATGTGGTTAAGAATTAGACATTTAAAATCGAAATGATTAAGATGcccttaatgggtagatatgcaaaaaaaaaaaaattgataagggtatatatgcaaatagtaGCTTTGTGATGATATTCAAAATTCGAGATGATGGCACATTGATTATGGATTTACCCAAATTGTGCCATGTGGATAGTCCAAATGGATTGAAGGAGATGATTCAAAATAATTAAACTAGCACATGACATCTGATAAGATGAGTGAAAAGGATATTGTCCAAGTGAGGCTGAAAAATCATTAGAAGTGCGAATCAAGGGCATAAACTGAGTCAAGAGGACTTGTCCAAATGCTAAGTATCGAGCTTGAGGCCGACCAGATATGGTGTTCTGTGGAGATCAAACTATCAACCTAGCTCATGATGTGGTATAAAATGTGGGCAATTACTAGAACATGGAAAGTGGAAAATGGTTGAAACTAACTGCTGAAATTGGTAGAGGAAAGTGGAGATCAGACAAAGATAGATGTTAGTGAGAAAAGTAAGCAATTACTTGATTGTTAGAATGAACCGTGTAAATATTAGAATATAACTCTATAAATAGGCCATTTGCCAATTAAACActtattagtttcttttattttatctttagcTTCAGTTGCTTTAGTTTATTCTAGTTTACTTTCAGCCCGTACCTTAGTTTCATAGTCCCAGCTACCCTTTTTGCAAGAAGGCAACATTTTAGTAGCGGAAGTCGTTATCACTCATGGTAGGATGATTGACTTCCACTCCTACCTCTTTTTGGTTTAGATACCGATGGCACGCCCGCACGATCGTGCAACCCTATCCCACCTCGAACAAGGGAAAAAAATAAGCTAAAAAGCCTTTTTCTGGCATGCCCAATGGGACATGATAGCTATTGAGAATGATGCCCAGTCATCAAGATATATTGGTAGGAAGTCCAATTCATAATGTTGCTAAAGAACCTTAGAGTTCTTAGACTAAGCTGAATGGATAAGGTCCTCAGGCTCAGCCGACATCCAAGTTCATAGTGACTAGATCGACTCTACTCTTTCTTGGGATCTTAGCTTTGAAAGCCATAATCCTCAATTGAGAATATACATTCACCAGTCGGTTCCTTGTAGGAAATGATCTCATAGATTAAATTCTATATGGATAACGACTAGAGAGACTTATCGAAAGTTGCGACTAGCTAAGTAGCTGCTATTCTAAGGCCATTTATGGAGTAACACAAGGCATCCTTGACCTTGATAGCAAAGAAGGCCGAGAGACTTATATTTGTGATCTCTTGTCTAATACCAAACACCACACATACTATATTGTATCCTATGATAAGCTAGGTCGATAGTGATACCGACCGATCAACATCTACAATATGGAGATGTTAGGATTTTGGAGAAGCCCAACCTCCAAACATAGAATTTTGACAAATATAGATCCCTATTTTAAATACTttttggcctttttctttttcggtAAACCTACTTGTGTATATTCTATATAAAAATGAGTCCACATAAGAAACAATATTAGGTTTTTTATAAGTATGGTTtacaatctctctctctatctttgtCTCTTATGCGCAGCCCGCATATGCATGCTTGCACATGTATGTGAAAGATTAGTATAACAATTGAAAATAAACGTCTAGCTATATAATTTGTTTAGTGCACTGTAAATATGCTTgttcataaaaaataaatatcttgaAATAGGGAAGGACACACGTGATCAACTATAGTCTAAAATCTATGCTCAAAATCAGCAAAGTCAAAATTCAAGAGTTGGATAGTTCCTTTCAGTTGAGATTAGTTTAGGACTTTGACCAAAAatatccttccttttttttcctcagtTTTTGCATGTCCAATCAACAACTACGTAGCATGCGACATCTTAAAAATTATTAggtaatacacacacacacacacacatatatagatagataaagAATTCAACTTGAGACATCGTACGTATGAAAGGGCATTT carries:
- the LOC120107287 gene encoding pentatricopeptide repeat-containing protein At1g77360, mitochondrial-like; amino-acid sequence: MIAAKSAEIPRNTSSAAAASAKAMLPPVDTPPAEDIVDSRVHTFCAILSRVSLGEVEAVLTASGIAPLPELVEAVLRRSYSNAGAAIKFFRWSGLSLRHSSYAWNLMVDILGKNGLFDAMWDAIRSMKQEGALSLATFASAFSAYCSAGRIKEAVMTFDVMDRYAVPPDIVAVNSVISAICRQDGRTADAADFLDRVKSRIAPDADSFAILLEGWEKEGNVARAKSTFGEMVVRVGWNTGNMSAYDAFLATLVRGAQAEEAVKFLKVMKAKNCLPSLKFFANALDILIKQNNHASALALWDIMVGDSGLVPNLSMYNAMIALLANNGDINSAYRLLDDMPFLGVFPDSLTYNTIFESLIRNKMAHEAERFLAEMRKNEQLPSLTNCAAAIKMFFDKYDPSAAIEVWNCMVEECTQLDEECADELLVGLRDLGRLSEVRRHAEDMIDRGIVLRSSTMEGLKSAFYKAGKEDAYDRISRRMKQQ